In the Lepidochelys kempii isolate rLepKem1 chromosome 4, rLepKem1.hap2, whole genome shotgun sequence genome, ttatggaggagacggtatgatgggataacatgattttggcaattaattgatctttaactattcatggtaaataggcccaatggcctgtgatgggatgtttgatggggtgggatctgagttattacagagaattctttcctgggtatctggctggtgaatcttgcccacatgctcagggtttagctgatcgccatatttggggttgggaaggaattttcctccagggcagattggaagtgTCCTCGgcggtttttcgccttcctctgtagcatggggcacgggtcacttgctggaggattctctgcaccttgaagtctttaaaccatgatttgaggacttcaatagctcagacataggtgagaggtttattgaaggagtgggtgggtgagattctgtggcctgcattgtgcaggaggtcagactagatgatcataatggtcccttctgatcttaatatctatgagtccaATTGAGGATATTATCTGTATAAATGAACAAAATATTAGACAATCTTACTAAAATTGTGGCCTCAAAactatcttgtggcagtgagttccacaggcttaTGCACTGCAACACATCAGTTTTAATTAGctttaaatttgttgcctttcagtttcaccttggttttgttttatataaaagGTAAACAAGAGTGCCTGATAGAATAGGTCAATCTCATTTATTATTTACAgtcctcaatcatatccccctttactGGTcacttctccagactaaaccaccccaatcttttcaatatttcttttttgaaatgtAGTTACCAGATGTGAGCATAGTAATCAAGGTGATTATGTCAGAAATATATAATATGAAACTAATTAGTGTTCCAAGTATTTTTTGAACTAAATATGTTTTCAATGGTAGCTGCTAATAGCTGCAttcttttcaaaatctggccatttGTCTAAATTCCTGTGGTTGCTACTAGTTAGATAGGTTGAACATATGGCTATTAATATAATTTGCTTTGTTTATAAACtacttaaaatgaaatatttctagaCAAGAAAAGGAGCAAAGGATATTAGAGTTGCCTACCTACCTAATGACGCATGTTGACTGTTTTAAGTTTTACAGCAGGTTTTTGCTTTACCCAGGCAAGTGCTGGTAAAAACCAAGTCTCCTAATATCTTATAGGCAATGTTTAAAATACCCTCTGGTAGCAGTGAAATTTATCCAGGaatttaaataactgcattgagaTATTAGTTCTTGGATTTTTATGCTACACATATAGAGGTCAGAGGCTATTTTAGGGCTCCTGTAAAGGTGTCTGGAAGATGCTGATGTTACTGGTGGGGGCCCAATTAAGGATTTGAAATAGGCTTCAAAAATGCTGAATTGCCAGTTTTGACATAGccagaagggaaaaggaagaaaagagaggagaggaagtgGGGACATGCTTGATCTTTTTCTCCCCCCTTTTCTCAGCTCTTCATTCCTTCATTCTTAGCTCTTCTTTCAAATCTCTTTTtataatatctatgagtctaatTGAGGATATTATCTGTATAAATGAACAAAATATTAGACAATCTTACTAAAATCGTGGCCTCAAAactatcttgtggcagtgagttccccaggCTTATGCACTGTAACCCATCAGTTTTAATTAGctttaaatttgttgcctttcaacAGAAAAAATACTCGAATAgaactttaaattatttttatttcatttaaaagtacattttttttaGAAAGTTCCAAACTCACAAAATATAATTACGGGCAAAACAAATATAGGACAATGCTATATCAAAAAGACAAGTTCATTTAACAGATCCCTGTAGTTGCTCCTAGtctttaaaatccatttttctaATTTGTAAATAAGTGACTGGAATTTTTATTGGTTATACTTCGTTTTTAGTCTTTGAGTGCAATAAAGAAGCAGATGTGCTCAGAAACCCCTCCAAAAACAAAGATCTTTTCCTCCCTAATTACTGAGTgatttcctcttccttcccccaattATTCCATAGAAAGTACAGACTTTGGTGATTATTTGCAATAGgtcacttttcattttaaaatagtttatattTTTTCACTGATACTCCCACTTTAACTTTGCACTATCCTATAACTGTTTTTTATGTCTGGCATGACTTGTGTTACTGTATAACCAAAAGGAGATGGGAAGGTGCTAGTACTATTGTAATATTTCTACAGGCAGCACAGAAAAAAGATGCAACACATTTTTACACATGGAAAATAGACATAGATTATTCTGTCTACTTGATCCCATAAAAGAACCAAAAACTATTGTAAATAGACCTACAAGACATCTCTGGCTACCAGCTAATAGCAAAGTACAATCAAATTTGAGGATTGTGAGCCCAATTTGTAAACAGGCGCAACTCATTAAAGAGAATGGAGTGGTTGCTAGTTAACACTATTCGTAAATTTGTCCAGCATGCCTAAAACCATCTGTTCCATTGTCACACAGTATCTTAATGAATTGTTCTCATCAGAGTTAACGGTATTATCTTCGTCCACAATTTATTACACAAATtagataaatatataaaaaaggtcCGATCATGCTCTCAATTTGTCCAAACTTACAGTGAAGTTAAGGGCCATTTTGCCCAAGTAAAGGTGCAACATCAAAAGCTGTGAAGGTGCAAAATGTCTGGAAGATGTGCAAGTACTGTTCTTTTGGCATTCTGGGGTAACCATGTGAGCCAGCAGTGCACCATTATTCTCATCAGATGTCCTGTAGTCACCTCTTGCTGCCAAATATTTAGCCATTTACTGTTCATTCATTGATTCTTTTAAGTTTTAAAAGAATTGGAAGTCAAAGTGAGCATATATTTTTGGTAACTGTTTTTACATCAATATGTAACTGCCTGTCTAGGCAGTTAATTGAATAACCAGCGCTTGGGCCCTATAAAGGTCACCATGGCTCAATTGCAGAGTGGTGCCCACAAAGAGAGAAGGTGTCTTGTGGAGAGGGGAGAAGCTCCCAGAGAAACACAGGCCCCAAGGAGGAGGGCTGTGCAACCCTGAACTCAGCGGGAGAGACTACAGGCCAGAGAGGCCAGGACTGAGAGGAAAAAGCCCCAAGGAGGAGGGCTGTGTGACTTCTGAAGCCAAAGGGAGATTTTCTATTTCaagtttatttgtatttaataaagtAGAATCCCAGTAAGGGaattttgtcttatccccttttGAGCTGTGTGATGTTCCTAAGAGTCCTGACAGAAGGGCAAGTGAAGCAAGGAGTGCCTGCAGTGCTAGACTAGGTCAGGAGTGGAACAGCCTGCCACAAGCATATAATTACCAAtgggcagaatctgacccttattACTGCATCATTGAATATCTTTTGAGCAATATGCTTATTCTATCAAATAAAGAATATTAACAGCAGCTTTTAAAATCAGAGTAAGAAATCATATTACTacacaactgtacattatttcaTTAAAGAGTTCAAATCATGTAACTCTTTGGACACAAACAACATTtgtcttttttcaaaaaattgtttaaaagacATTTTTACATTAATTTAGAGACAAGATAACAGAATAATATTTATATCCTTCCTGATTGAAAAGGAAGTGGACTATATTCTTGAAAATGAATCCCCTTGGATGCTGTAATCTTCATAACCTCTCCATTTAAAGCATCATCTTCAAGGATCATTAACAGTCCTTTGGCAATTAGCGACGGgctacagaaaaataaatgtttttccattttgaaaatcagacatGGCACATAATACCTTCTTGGTTATCTTAGTCTGATAGCATAATGCACTGGAGATTGTGGAAAAAGTATGTACTAAACTAAGTATAAATAAAGGTTTGCATAAACACTTGCAAAATGAACCATCTACAATTTGCATAGATCTACTTCCAAGTCTTTTGGAACTATTACAGAAGTAGCAAGAGCATTTCTGGAAGGATATGGGGTCATCATAATTTGGACATGCAAAAAATATACAACTGCAACTTTGCAAATGAGCCCTTCTAGGTCTAGTCATTGGTAAATACTTCAGATGTTTGGTGTTTGGTTGCCACTTAGTTTACTATCAAAGTTCCCTGAGTGTGATAAATGCTATAGGAAAATGCTTCTCTTCACTACACTGCAGATCTCCTCTGTTATGTATTCTGTATTTGTTTCCACTGACATTAACTGGAGAGCAGTGCAAATTAGGGGAGAATTTGCCCTCTGTAATTTGCAATAGTGACTGTAAAACTTCAGTGCTACTCAGTGAGAGCAAGTGACATCTGAAAAAGCAGAGGCAAACCAACATGGTGTTATGCTTTGAGGTACTAGTGACTGCATGAATCACAATCATCTCTGAGACTGGGTGTGAACTTATCATTCAGTTAAAGTGTCAGGATGAGTTAACCACAACCTTTGCCCCACCTAAGGCAAAAGAGGATGGTGAATCCTCCCAGGAGTTTGGACTGAGTGGGCTTGAGGGGTCTGGCTGTGATTAGGTGGGAAGGAAGTGCACATAGCAATTGAGAAGGCAGAAGACTGGCATACTCAGAGTGACAGACAGCCTGAAGGAGCAGATGAAAGCATGGTGTTTGACCCTGGAAGAGACCTGGGAAGAGATTTTTGAGTTAGAGGTGCAGGCTGAGAAGAGTGCTCCTGCTGCTGTGAGgaaaagaagctgtttcctgctatttgattccttTTGTGTTCAaagacacaggactttgtacattctttgtaaataaataagatttcATCAAAGAAAATAAAGACTCAAAGAAAGACTcaatcaatttctacttccaactggaacatccccagggccctgACATTTGATTAGCTGCTTGGGTTGAAAAGAGACAACAGAAATAAAATGGTTCAGTTGCCTTCTCTTTTGTCTCTCGTGTAGTTTGTGCAGAAATACAGTACAGACATTGGTTACACTGCCTTCTGTGGATCAGTTGCCTGTGGTGCTACTACTTACTTTCCCTTCAGCTAGAGAAGACAAAAGAATATTATGGGTAGCTTCACTTACTCCATAACACCATAGAACTTCATCATGTCTTTGATCTCATCCTTGTATTCATAATATTGTCCCATATTCTCTTCTTTATCAATAGACTGAAGAATTGGTGTGTTAACAAAACCTGGACAAATTGTATTTAGTCGCACGCCATAATTTCCCATTTGAGCCGCCATCTACAAAAGTGTCAGACACATTGTGTTCATTTTCTGCATTTTGTGAACCTTTACAAAGACTAGTAAACATGTTGCTTGACACAATCAGCAAAACTAACAGTAGCATATTAGCCCTTTATTTATCAGTGGTTGATGTTGGCAAATAGCATAAGAGGGCTGTGAGGGTGGCAGACTGGGTATTGATCCTGGTCTTATTTATGGCCTTTTAtgataggtgtgtgtgtgtgtgtctgattattttatataatttctgTTTTACACAAAATTGGTGCTCAAAGCAGAAATTAATTTGGTACGTGGTTGGGAGAGGTCGACATGAAGAGGATGAAGGCCATAAAAAGGAGTGTCACTCACATCAATGCATACAAGTCTTGATTACATTCTAGATTTTATTCCTTAATCTATAAAGTCAGGTGAACAATTATGCTGACAGCTTCTGGACAAGACTACCTCAGGCTACAAGCAAAAATTCACCATGTACTCCAAGCTTTCTGTAGCCTTGGTATCATTACTAGCTAAATAAATGGTGGTGGTATTGATGTTTGAATGTTTCAGGAAAAGTTTGAACAATATATTCTTTAGCAAGTCAAGACCTTGCATACACCCCATATTTTGCTGAGGATTATTGTGACAGAAATCTTAACATTTTATTTCCTTAAaacaggtttggttttttttagtttttctcaTCAGCAATGTCAGCTACAACCATCAGCATTATGGTTGGTATAATGATATTACCTTACACAGAAGAAGCAACTGACATCCTAAAAATAACCCCAGCAAAccttgtttttttctaatataTAAAAAACTTTTtcataagaaaacaaaataacatGACTATCTCAAATCACACCAAATTCCAGCCCTAAACTTTTGAATATTTTCCACTCACCTCCCTCACCACAGAAAATCGGGATTCTGTCCCTTGCCCTGGAATGACTTTCTTTTTGGCTGCCTGTTCACCACTAAATTGTTTAATCTGAGGTTTACCATTTTTATTGGAGCCTTATCCAGAATCCTCTTTAGGAGCTGGCCTCCTAAATCTGGCAGAATCAACTAGAGTCCTAAAAGTTCTAATTTTCACCCGCCTGTGTCAGGCTGCACCTTCTTCTCCATTATCTGGTAAGTATTTTAAGTCCTATTGTGTTTCTCCAGTGTTTTAGTTTCTTGTGTTCATTAGGAGGTGGCGCATGCTCTCATTTTACCCAGTTTCTTTGTTGTTGGAATGatattataatatattttttaaatcatgcaaaaaatgtaaattatatACAGTCATGTGCAGACTATGGCCAAGGTGTGATATATGATTCCTATTCCCAAACTGATCTGGATTAGTTAACCTTAGAAGATTCGGAGGTttgggaaaacattttaaaagtctggATGCTTATCCAAATATATCTCAGCTTCTTTGGGCTGGAAATTTGACTAGAAATCTCATGTGAAGAGGCTATCCTCAAATTGTGCACATAACTGGTCCATGAAAATACATGATCTTGTTATCCTCATACTTCCTTCAAGCTCTTTCCCTCTACTGGTATCTTTCCATAAATTAGACAAGAAGTTTCTTGTGACAGGGACTGCTTCTTCctatatgtttgtacaacacccaGCATAGGCCCCATCCTGAATTGGAGCCTTTCATTGTTACTACCACACCAATGTTAAGTAATCAGAATACCTGAATCAGCCTTAATAATGGGGAGCACTTTTCATATTCAAATCATTCCCCCACATTTACTAATTTGTATTGCAGCACCCACTTATTACATAAATATCATCCctaatttacagatggagaaactgaaatgATTTATCCGAGGTTGTCTATTTGATTGATTGTCTTTATCCTCTCTCTATATCACCCTCATTGCCCATACACTAAGAAGAAGATTGCCCAAACCTTGTATTGATCACAAACCCCACATACAACTCCACTGTTACCTCCTCGGACACCCCTGTGAAATGAAGGAGTCTCCAGCTACCACCTTAAAAGCTtttgttaaaacaaaaccaaaccccacacagtACTTCTGTAGGCACTGGTTTGACTTGCATCGCTATAGAGAGGGAACCTGAGAAAGTAAGCATGTTCTCAAGGAACTGCTGATAGTATTTTTGGCTACATATACTCACAGCTATAGACCGTGTGAATCCAATTATTCCATGCTTTGTAGCACAGTATACTGGTTGGTGTGCAGCGGGCATGAGTCCTTGAAAAATGAAAAGAGTTGAATATACACATTAATAATCAACACATGTTGAGATTATAACAAATGCACAATCAAATGTAGCAGTCATTACTAGTAAAATGTCTTAGTTCTAGCTGTAATTATGAGGTCAAACTGGGAAAAGGACAGGGAGTAAAAgaccagccaaaaaaaaaataaataaaaccctccAGAAAAGAACAAAAAGGCAAGAGAGAGTAAGGAGACAGGAATGGAAGCATAGGAAGAGAAGAGTATTGTTCACAGTCTAGCTGGAAGGGCATGTCGAGTGGGGTACTGCAGGGATCTggcctgggtctggttctattcaatagcttcataaattatttgaatAATGGTTTTGAGAGGGCACTTATAAAGTTTTTGGATGATATcaagctggggagagggggtttgcaaatgctttggaggacaggattagaatttaaaatgatcttgacaaactggaaaaatggtctgaaataaataggatgaaattcaatgaggacaaacaCAAAGTACTCCACCTAGGCAGGAACGATCacttgcacaaatacaaaatgggaactgactgcctaggaaggagtactgcagcaCAGGAtatgggggttatagtggatcacaaactaaatctGAGTCAACGATGTAATACcactgcaaaaaaagtgaacatcattttgggatgtattagcagcagtattgcaaacaagacacgagaagtaattcctCCGCTCTACTCCACATTGATACggctcaactggagtactgtgtcctatTCTAGGCACCACACCTCTGAGTTAATGATCGAAGGAGTGGCACTGAGAAACACATAAGATATCTAAGTGAAGAAGGCATGAAGATGAGAGTGAGAAAAGACAAGGAACAGTGGAGTAAAGGGCTCAAGATGGGGAGTAGgaggaaatgagagcagagaagCAGACAGGGCAGAGTTCTGAAGCACCTTGGAAGGAAGACAAGATTAAATAAGATGTAGAAGGCATCCATTTGTATTATGCTTAGTATTAATGGGCCCCATTCTCAGTTGGCCTCTCTGGTAAAATAATACATCAGTGGACAGATTCAGAAAGGGAATGATGTTCTGGGCAGCAGACTAGATAGATGATTTTCATTGTGACATTCTGTGTATGTGGAAATGGAGCAAGAGGTGTTTTAGGGAAGCCAAAGAGTGATGGGATGTAATAGCCAAGGCATGGACAAACGGTTTAGTTGTAAGGAGAGGAAGAGTTGGATTTTTCAGATATTGAGGGGGAAAAGAACCAACATGATTTATCTATATTTGGAAAAGAAGAGAAGCAAAATGAAGATGATGCCTAGGTTGTCTCTCTGTGTGATGGGAGTAGGGTGGGTATGGTATTATCAGTTGCAATAGAGAAGGAAGGAAGTGGAAGAGGGCTTGGGAAGAAAGATTAGGAGTTCAGTTTTTGCCCAATTGAGTTTACACTGGCAGTAGGATAATCAAGAGATGACAGACAGACCATGAATCTATGTACTTATACTAGTAACTTCCACTATATTATAGGGATTTCAGTCACAAGGGTGCTAGCAGGCATAATGACTAAATTTATAATGCAAAGGGACTGCAAACTCCAGCTGGAAATTATATAACTTTAAGCAGCAAAGCACAGCCTGTCCTAAATTAGAGATATAAAACTCAAATACATTCCTGAAAGGAGATGTCATAAAACTTGGATACTAATGTTTGTTGTTTAGCTCTGACTAATGGAAAtcaccccaatttaaaaaaaaatctgtttattcccttttgttttttataagtAATATCACCAACAAAGGGTGTGATTCATCACAGTGGAGAGGACACATGCAAGGATCTATGTACTACTCAAGTCCTTAATGTGGGATTTGAATAGAGATTAAGTGGTGCATAGGGGGTGGTGTGGGCTCTCTGCTCTGGAGTCAATTTCAGCCaaatgaaataattttctgtTAAGGCACAGCATTATAATTATAACACTGACATGAAAAACAATATTTCAGTGTTTAAGatatctttatttctttatttaaatgttaCACTGATCCAGTTAAAACAGCAACTTTATTAGCGCTGTTCACCTTGGGGGGATGAATAGTGTGTTACAACGAATGGTGGTGACTTTTAATGGTGGTGCAAATTCCCATCTCAGATTCAAAGATCCAGCCTTTGGATGCTTTTGAAAGTTATTACAATGGATCACTGTACCCTGGCACCTCTAAAGAAAGAGCGATTGCTCTGTTTCTGAACCTCCATCTGTGACATCTCTGTAGGCAGGAGCCATAGGCCTTTCTAAACCATGCTTTTTTATGACTCTGGAGAGCTATCAATGAGTTTACTCCTATTTGGGTTTGTCCTCCAAGAGTAGAGCATTTCTTACTTCCTGCAATGTAGAGTTAGCACTAGTTATCAATATTATCCATCACACCTAAGCTGTTGTTTGTTTAATACCACAACGTGCTGTAAATAACATAAATATAAAGACAATCCTAATGAATTTACAATTGAAAAGGCAGGTAGAAGACAGGATGCATCCAGAAGAAGGGCTTAGAGGTTATTTAAGCAAGCTACTGtttatttgagagagagagagagaatagataaaaatcagaaaataaatttaaaaagcatACCTAGCTGAGAATGAAGTGGAAGATAGTACAACACCTCACTTAGATATCAAAAGACAGTTTCACTAACCCTACAAGTCAGAGCAATTCTtcctttcattttctctcttcctgATTTCTTGGCAAGCTGACAAAAAGACAGCTCCTCTCCTTGGTTTATACTCTAGTCACTTTGTTGTTAAGGTGTCCAGATCACTCGTTACCATTTTAGACGTGAAGTGAGACTTCTAACTAAATCTGTTTGTTCATTTGTGATGGTCaatagttttaattaaatttcatGATCCACAAACTGGGAAATTAGCATTGGTGATGAAGGCTGTATGTCAGAGTTGCATTTGTTGATATTACACTTTCTTTCAGACTATTGAACAGGTTTGGTGAACACACAATTAAGCATTTCCTCCTAGGTATATTTCCCCAATGGACAGGGATTACCCACTAGGATTTGAACAAGCAtctctttttaaatactatttATTAGCATGTAGTTGGTCTTTCATCCCCCTTTTTCCCCAGGGCTGCATTGCTAGCTATCCTGagataaaattatttttccagtATAACAGACTTTTTGCCATGTTGGTTTGTGTCTATTTTATAAAAGATGCTTATCAAAGCCTATAGGAACATGTAtaaccattatttttaaaaagtgaataattGTTATAATGCCAACTTAAAAAGTAGAATTTCCAAGCCTCAAAACAAAACTGAAtggccctcctcctcctcagacaAAAAGCTGAAAAACAGAATGACCTTGCAGTATGATCTGAAGGTCAAAATCTCTTTTGGACCAACAAAGGTCTAACAAAGGAAACAAATTAAAGAGTTGATGAACCTGTAGCTGTGCTATGGGCTGAATGATGAGAGAGAGGGTTTACCAGAGGCTCTGGTTTGAATACAGTTCACTCTCCCTATGTAGACTTTATTGTAGGGGTTCTGCTTTGCAGAAGTCACTTGCTGCATTCCTTTTAGGACATTTTACAAGTAGCAAAATCAAAGTCCCTTCTGTTTCCCAGAGCTACTACCCTGATTTATGGTCAGCACAAccctatttttcttttcttgtctgAGAGTATCACAATTCTTTTTAAGGTATTGAGCCCAAAATCTAAATCC is a window encoding:
- the HPGD gene encoding 15-hydroxyprostaglandin dehydrogenase [NAD(+)] isoform X2, which produces MHVNGKVALVTGAAQGIGRAFVQALLEEGAKVALVDRNLEAGEESKAALDEQFEAQRTLFIQCDVTDQEQLQGLMPAAHQPVYCATKHGIIGFTRSIAMAAQMGNYGVRLNTICPGFVNTPILQSIDKEENMGQYYEYKDEIKDMMKFYGVMDPSLIAKGLLMILEDDALNGEVMKITASKGIHFQEYSPLPFQSGRI
- the HPGD gene encoding 15-hydroxyprostaglandin dehydrogenase [NAD(+)] isoform X4 — translated: MDQSTKTSVIRGTYIGLEYMRKGNGGVIINISSLAGLMPAAHQPVYCATKHGIIGFTRSIAMAAQMGNYGVRLNTICPGFVNTPILQSIDKEENMGQYYEYKDEIKDMMKFYGVMDPSLIAKGLLMILEDDALNGEVMKITASKGIHFQEYSPLPFQSGRI
- the HPGD gene encoding 15-hydroxyprostaglandin dehydrogenase [NAD(+)] isoform X3, whose protein sequence is MSSLKLRGLFSFSAMLQIRSNCKTSVIRGTYIGLEYMRKGNGGVIINISSLAGLMPAAHQPVYCATKHGIIGFTRSIAMAAQMGNYGVRLNTICPGFVNTPILQSIDKEENMGQYYEYKDEIKDMMKFYGVMDPSLIAKGLLMILEDDALNGEVMKITASKGIHFQEYSPLPFQSGRI